One Polycladomyces zharkentensis genomic region harbors:
- a CDS encoding methyltransferase family protein, translating into MDFAMGTLLLSGGLYLVATTIKLFAQMGKGTLLPSNPPQKLVVAGPYRYVRNPMISGVILILLGEAVIFGSVYLLAWFFLFWTLLHFVILFYEEPGLVKRFGGDYEIYRENVPRWIPRLSPWDGSTE; encoded by the coding sequence GTGGATTTCGCAATGGGAACATTGCTTCTCTCAGGAGGATTGTATCTTGTAGCCACAACAATCAAACTGTTCGCTCAGATGGGGAAAGGTACATTATTGCCTTCGAATCCTCCTCAAAAGTTGGTAGTTGCAGGTCCTTACCGATATGTTCGAAATCCTATGATCAGTGGTGTCATCTTAATATTACTGGGAGAAGCAGTCATTTTTGGCTCCGTTTATTTACTCGCTTGGTTCTTCCTTTTCTGGACATTATTGCATTTCGTTATCTTGTTCTATGAAGAGCCGGGGTTAGTCAAACGATTTGGCGGGGATTATGAAATCTATCGGGAAAATGTGCCAAGGTGGATCCCGCGTTTATCCCCTTGGGACGGGAGTACCGAATAA
- a CDS encoding SWIM zinc finger family protein, whose translation MLDPVITVAPDQVFFEAFSLDESSYGRLAVHSELFDDVKDFQYGTTNIDFSDHLLDEIKRIRTYRPTTFQIDPSGFEVATAGREVYKEKKIDVPVSWIRGFLQVQSAMNLPTVTFDVRPIDLYNLCTFLRRHKERHSPRSLRYILRPGQPVKVVIEPWNEVMTFADSVYTGTEAQEIRTWGRRRLALLERLLPLSKKVTVHLLGTGMPSFYIADLGTLSFTLGLSGWTRNDWAGAANFDLMVGTGDTATPRQSALVFSQLKLKKKATVSELASRTHLDEKIVLAALRQLCSAGRVMFDLEIGQYRLRELTRDPLPLEELQYANPREAEAEKWVKEGRITIQASIPTGNGGVEIKGIADGSRRMEPRVVLDADGRIQQASCDCWFYKQNRLMQGPCEHMIALLSLYRQQ comes from the coding sequence GTGCTGGACCCTGTGATTACCGTCGCACCCGATCAGGTATTTTTCGAAGCCTTTTCGTTGGACGAGTCTTCTTACGGACGCTTGGCGGTTCATTCCGAGCTGTTTGACGATGTGAAGGACTTTCAATATGGAACAACCAACATCGACTTTTCCGATCATTTGTTGGATGAGATCAAGCGTATCCGCACGTACCGGCCCACCACCTTTCAGATTGACCCGTCCGGGTTTGAGGTGGCCACTGCCGGAAGAGAAGTATACAAGGAGAAAAAGATCGATGTGCCGGTCAGTTGGATTCGCGGCTTCCTGCAAGTTCAATCGGCAATGAATCTGCCCACGGTCACCTTCGACGTCCGTCCAATCGATCTGTACAACCTGTGTACGTTCCTCCGCAGACACAAGGAACGTCACAGCCCCCGTTCTCTTCGCTACATACTGCGACCCGGGCAACCCGTCAAGGTGGTGATCGAACCTTGGAACGAAGTGATGACCTTTGCCGATTCAGTCTATACGGGAACCGAAGCCCAGGAAATCCGCACTTGGGGACGGCGACGCCTGGCATTGTTGGAGCGACTGTTGCCTCTCAGCAAAAAAGTGACCGTTCACTTGTTGGGAACGGGAATGCCCAGCTTCTACATTGCCGACCTCGGCACTCTGAGCTTCACCCTGGGGCTGTCGGGATGGACGCGAAACGATTGGGCCGGAGCGGCCAACTTCGATTTGATGGTGGGAACGGGCGACACGGCTACGCCGCGGCAAAGCGCATTGGTCTTTTCGCAGCTGAAGTTGAAAAAGAAAGCGACCGTCAGCGAATTGGCCAGCCGTACCCACTTGGATGAAAAAATCGTACTGGCAGCGCTGCGGCAATTGTGCAGTGCCGGACGGGTGATGTTTGATCTCGAGATCGGTCAGTATCGGTTGCGGGAGTTGACCCGGGACCCACTGCCGCTCGAAGAGCTGCAGTACGCCAACCCGCGGGAAGCGGAAGCCGAGAAGTGGGTGAAAGAAGGGCGCATCACCATCCAAGCCAGCATCCCCACCGGAAACGGCGGTGTGGAGATCAAAGGGATCGCTGACGGCAGCCGTCGGATGGAACCGCGTGTGGTATTGGACGCTGACGGTCGTATTCAGCAGGCGTCATGCGATTGCTGGTTTTATAAGCAAAATCGTCTCATGCAGGGACCCTGTGAACACATGATCGCATTGTTGTCTTTGTATCGTCAACAGTGA
- a CDS encoding site-specific integrase — protein sequence MNQMTTRSGELSTELREVLEKARDYTQQSKASNTKKSYRADWNDFTAWCEERGLSPLPADPQTVALYLSDLADRRKTSTLQRRLSAISQAHQAAGYDTPTSSYIVRTVWAGIRRTKGTYQEGKDPILVDDLRRMVAELPTDTLTGKRDRALLLVGFAGGFRRSELISIDREDIQIVPRGMIILLRRSKTDQEGRGEKVGIPRGSHPDTCPIRALEEWLRASGIRTGPVFRPINRHGQIRNRRLTDRSVALIVKKAAELAGLDPQRFSGHSLRAGMATSAAMAGKDERTIMKQTRHKSVNMVRRYIRDGELFSENAVADIGL from the coding sequence ATGAACCAAATGACAACCAGAAGCGGAGAACTCTCCACGGAATTGCGGGAAGTATTGGAAAAAGCAAGAGATTACACGCAACAATCAAAGGCTTCCAACACCAAAAAAAGTTACCGTGCAGACTGGAATGATTTCACCGCTTGGTGCGAAGAAAGGGGATTGTCTCCACTGCCCGCCGATCCGCAAACAGTGGCGTTGTATTTGAGCGATCTGGCGGACCGGCGTAAGACTTCCACACTGCAGCGAAGATTATCTGCCATTTCGCAAGCGCATCAAGCCGCCGGTTACGATACGCCGACCAGCAGCTACATCGTGCGTACGGTATGGGCAGGGATTCGGCGAACCAAGGGGACTTATCAGGAAGGAAAGGATCCGATTCTGGTCGATGATCTGAGACGGATGGTGGCCGAATTGCCGACGGATACATTGACGGGTAAACGGGACCGGGCACTTCTGTTGGTTGGATTTGCCGGAGGCTTTCGTCGCTCCGAGCTGATCTCCATTGACCGCGAGGATATTCAAATCGTGCCGCGCGGCATGATCATCCTGTTGCGCCGCTCCAAAACGGACCAGGAGGGAAGAGGGGAGAAAGTGGGAATCCCCCGCGGTTCTCACCCGGACACCTGTCCCATTCGGGCGTTGGAAGAATGGTTGCGCGCATCCGGTATACGGACAGGACCCGTTTTTCGCCCCATCAATCGTCACGGCCAAATACGAAATAGACGTCTCACTGATCGTTCCGTGGCATTGATCGTCAAAAAGGCGGCAGAATTGGCAGGGTTGGATCCCCAACGTTTTTCCGGCCACAGCTTGCGCGCCGGTATGGCCACATCAGCAGCGATGGCCGGCAAGGATGAACGGACGATCATGAAGCAGACGCGGCACAAGTCGGTCAACATGGTGCGCAGGTACATACGCGACGGGGAATTGTTCAGCGAGAATGCCGTTGCGGATATCGGGTTGTGA
- a CDS encoding flavin monoamine oxidase family protein, with translation MSSYIFPKLSSDQMISIIRYGLKKTHIPKKIIIVGAGMAGLVSASLLKQAGHDVTILEATNRVGGRIYTLRSDFMEEQYLEAGAMRIPHIHSLTLEYIRKLRLPVNRFINETPNDIIYARGIKTRQYIYEKNPDILGFQVAPHERGRTAVELLQYATKPVMDFIKQNPRRNWPLVVKEFDKYSMISYLRYNPFGTTLSPGAIDMIKLILSQEGFPELSFLELLKEIMIFFTPNIRFYEITGGNDQLPKAFLSQLKDDIMYGQKVTKIVQNNNQVTIHSIHTKIMEPFQITGDLAIVTIPFSVLQFVEFEPRESISNNKWKAIRELHYVGSTKTGIQFKSRFWEREGLYGGKTVSDLPITYTQYPSHDLGTSGPGVVLASYTWEDDAIPWDSLRSENRFEYALRNLALIHGKQVYREFLTGASHSWIRDPYSGGAFTMFKPEQATELGPYIDSPEGRVHFAGEHASSTHGWIQGAIESGIHVAYEVNDLPRTYFQA, from the coding sequence ATGTCAAGTTATATATTTCCTAAGTTATCATCCGATCAAATGATTTCGATCATCAGATATGGACTTAAGAAAACGCACATTCCCAAAAAGATCATCATTGTTGGCGCAGGAATGGCGGGACTGGTCTCGGCCTCTTTGCTTAAGCAAGCTGGACACGATGTTACAATCTTGGAAGCTACGAATAGGGTCGGAGGTCGTATTTATACGTTGCGATCCGATTTTATGGAGGAGCAGTATCTTGAAGCCGGTGCGATGCGTATTCCTCATATTCATTCTTTGACTTTGGAATATATAAGAAAATTACGCCTTCCGGTGAATCGGTTTATCAATGAGACTCCCAACGACATTATCTATGCCAGAGGAATCAAAACTCGTCAATATATATATGAAAAGAACCCTGATATTTTAGGCTTTCAGGTAGCCCCGCATGAAAGGGGGAGAACCGCTGTGGAGTTGCTCCAATACGCAACAAAACCTGTGATGGATTTCATTAAACAAAACCCGCGGAGAAATTGGCCTTTGGTCGTAAAAGAATTTGATAAATACTCGATGATCTCCTATTTGAGATATAACCCGTTTGGAACCACGTTATCTCCGGGGGCCATCGACATGATCAAATTAATTCTTTCACAGGAAGGATTTCCGGAGCTTTCTTTCCTGGAGCTGTTAAAAGAAATCATGATCTTCTTTACCCCCAATATTCGCTTCTATGAGATCACGGGTGGGAACGACCAACTTCCCAAAGCATTTCTCTCTCAATTGAAAGATGATATCATGTATGGACAAAAGGTGACGAAAATTGTGCAGAACAACAACCAAGTAACCATTCATTCCATCCACACCAAAATCATGGAGCCATTTCAAATCACAGGAGACCTCGCAATTGTGACCATTCCTTTTTCGGTATTGCAATTCGTGGAATTTGAACCCCGGGAATCGATTTCAAACAACAAATGGAAAGCGATTCGAGAACTCCATTATGTGGGATCTACTAAGACCGGTATCCAGTTTAAAAGCAGGTTCTGGGAAAGGGAAGGTTTGTATGGCGGGAAAACAGTTTCTGATCTCCCGATTACGTATACTCAATACCCGAGCCATGACCTCGGTACATCAGGACCGGGTGTTGTTTTGGCCAGTTATACATGGGAGGATGATGCGATACCTTGGGACAGTTTGAGAAGCGAAAATCGTTTTGAATATGCATTGAGAAACTTAGCCCTCATTCATGGTAAACAGGTATATCGTGAGTTTCTGACAGGAGCGAGCCACAGTTGGATTCGAGATCCGTATTCTGGTGGAGCTTTCACGATGTTTAAACCGGAACAGGCAACCGAACTGGGTCCCTATATTGACTCTCCCGAAGGAAGGGTTCATTTTGCCGGCGAACATGCCTCATCTACCCACGGTTGGATCCAAGGTGCGATCGAATCCGGAATCCATGTTGCATATGAAGTGAATGACTTGCCGAGAACTTACTTTCAGGCGTAA
- a CDS encoding reverse transcriptase family protein, with the protein MAEGENRPLTREEWIARVREEGREETIRSEMIRLGFWSNDSLPEEERRQQALEDEEYRRLRQKLAELQRESAKLENIDQLLKEARRKRIEESKKKRAERKERRERERAEAKKRWESYRQHHIVHAGVGVSGGLQETEWDEEKLRQHQLPLIRTAEELAEAMGITLSRLKWLTYHRQTATVCHYYRFTIPKKSGGRREISSPKKALREAQSWIKEQILDRIPPHPAACGFVPGKSTLDHARQHLRQHVVVKMDLKDFFPSITFYRVKGLFQSFGYSELISTLLALLCTEPPRKEVTFDGKVYHVAIGERQLPQGACTSPAITNLICRSLDRRLEGLAKAKGFRYSRYADDLAFSGGIDGEQQIGSLLNMARRIIRDERFEVQEEKTRVMRSSNRQKITGIVVNEKLNLRRRELRAFRALLHSVEKNGLAQENRHHHPDFWGYIKGMANYIRMVRPDWEARLAKQLVRIGKKHELPVPKWCQQAVVKG; encoded by the coding sequence TTGGCGGAAGGTGAAAATCGTCCGCTCACGCGGGAAGAATGGATCGCCCGGGTTCGTGAAGAAGGGCGGGAAGAGACGATTCGCAGTGAAATGATCCGGCTGGGCTTTTGGTCCAACGATTCCCTGCCGGAGGAAGAACGGCGACAACAAGCCTTGGAAGACGAGGAATATCGCCGCTTGCGCCAAAAATTGGCGGAGTTGCAACGAGAGAGTGCCAAACTGGAGAATATTGATCAGTTGCTCAAAGAGGCGCGCCGCAAACGGATCGAAGAGAGCAAGAAAAAGCGGGCCGAACGAAAAGAACGACGGGAACGGGAGCGGGCCGAAGCGAAAAAACGGTGGGAATCCTACCGGCAACATCACATCGTCCATGCGGGTGTGGGAGTTTCCGGCGGATTGCAGGAAACGGAGTGGGACGAAGAGAAGCTCCGCCAACACCAACTTCCGCTCATCCGTACAGCGGAAGAATTGGCAGAAGCCATGGGCATCACGCTCAGCAGGCTCAAATGGCTCACCTATCATCGTCAGACTGCCACCGTATGCCATTATTACCGTTTTACCATTCCGAAGAAAAGCGGCGGCCGGCGAGAGATCTCTTCTCCGAAAAAAGCATTGCGCGAGGCGCAATCATGGATAAAGGAACAGATCCTGGATCGGATTCCGCCCCATCCGGCGGCTTGCGGTTTTGTTCCCGGAAAGAGTACGTTGGATCATGCGCGGCAACATCTGAGGCAGCACGTCGTGGTCAAGATGGATCTTAAAGACTTTTTCCCCAGTATCACCTTTTACCGGGTCAAAGGATTGTTTCAATCCTTCGGCTACAGCGAGCTGATCAGCACCTTGCTGGCACTGCTTTGTACGGAACCGCCCCGAAAAGAAGTCACCTTCGACGGTAAAGTGTACCATGTGGCGATCGGGGAACGGCAGCTTCCGCAAGGGGCTTGTACCAGTCCGGCCATCACCAATTTGATCTGTCGCTCCTTGGATCGGCGGTTGGAAGGGTTGGCCAAGGCAAAAGGATTCCGTTATTCGCGCTATGCCGATGATCTCGCCTTCAGCGGGGGAATTGACGGCGAACAACAGATCGGCTCTCTGTTGAATATGGCCCGGCGTATCATTCGGGATGAGCGTTTCGAGGTACAGGAAGAGAAAACGCGAGTGATGCGATCATCCAACCGGCAAAAGATTACGGGGATTGTGGTGAATGAAAAGTTGAATCTCCGTCGCCGGGAATTGAGAGCCTTTCGAGCGTTGCTGCACAGTGTGGAGAAAAATGGATTGGCTCAAGAGAACAGACACCATCATCCTGATTTTTGGGGCTATATCAAAGGAATGGCCAACTATATCCGGATGGTGCGTCCCGACTGGGAAGCGCGGTTGGCTAAACAGTTGGTACGGATTGGAAAGAAACACGAACTGCCAGTGCCCAAGTGGTGTCAACAAGCCGTCGTGAAGGGATGA
- a CDS encoding tyrosine-type recombinase/integrase: MSDIPFSSRLPESVNRRISRFPDPVREFFWEMISAERSPQTIANYAYDFSLFFDFLTSHQINLENVTPRVIRHFFRHIENGYERTVQVKVKKKNPHTGEIYEEWIERKHRRENSRAGKQRKLASLRSLFRYLVKSHVLSQNPMEEYEDVSLRTRNRTKIPVFLTREEAIRLIDAVAAYGEKHNRHRQMWVEARDRAIIILLLNTGMRVSELINLNLNSFQTDGNQARVIVIGKGGKERVLKLNAIAMHALQDYLAMRPKSNIPAEHRDALFVNRNHTRISRKAVSEVIRKYAREANLPPKAASISPHKLRHTLATLLLSNGENLRVVQEILGHSSIHTTQIYTHVINPEKDEALDRLGHLF; encoded by the coding sequence ATGTCGGATATTCCTTTCTCGTCTCGCCTTCCGGAGTCCGTCAACCGGAGGATTTCCCGTTTTCCCGATCCGGTGCGGGAGTTTTTTTGGGAGATGATCAGCGCTGAGCGTTCCCCGCAAACCATCGCCAACTATGCCTACGATTTCTCCCTCTTTTTCGATTTCCTCACTTCGCATCAAATCAACTTGGAAAACGTCACGCCCCGAGTGATCCGACACTTTTTCCGCCATATCGAAAACGGATATGAGCGAACGGTGCAGGTGAAAGTAAAAAAGAAGAATCCGCATACCGGTGAAATATACGAAGAATGGATTGAACGGAAACATCGAAGAGAAAACTCGCGCGCGGGAAAACAACGCAAACTGGCTTCCCTTCGCTCTCTGTTCCGCTATTTGGTCAAAAGTCACGTGCTCTCTCAAAATCCCATGGAAGAATACGAGGATGTATCGTTGCGCACGCGCAATCGGACCAAAATCCCCGTCTTCCTTACACGGGAAGAAGCGATTCGCCTGATTGACGCCGTCGCCGCCTATGGAGAAAAGCACAACCGCCACCGGCAGATGTGGGTGGAAGCCCGTGACCGCGCGATCATCATCCTTCTTTTGAACACCGGTATGCGCGTTTCGGAATTGATCAACCTCAATCTCAACAGCTTTCAAACGGACGGGAACCAAGCTCGCGTGATCGTGATCGGAAAGGGCGGCAAAGAGCGTGTGCTGAAGTTGAATGCCATCGCGATGCACGCATTGCAAGATTACCTCGCAATGCGCCCGAAATCGAACATCCCGGCAGAACACCGCGACGCATTGTTTGTCAACCGCAACCACACCCGCATCAGTCGCAAGGCTGTCTCCGAAGTGATCCGCAAATACGCCCGGGAAGCGAATTTACCTCCAAAGGCAGCCAGTATCTCTCCGCACAAACTGCGTCATACCCTGGCCACGCTTCTGCTTTCCAACGGGGAAAACCTGCGGGTGGTACAGGAAATCCTCGGCCATTCCAGCATTCATACCACCCAGATTTACACCCATGTCATTAACCCGGAGAAGGACGAAGCATTGGATCGGTTGGGGCATTTGTTTTAG
- a CDS encoding MDR family MFS transporter encodes MKDFRRFHPIAWAVLIGTVFVTIAKTMSVPFLAIYLSQQTDLSPGMIGMVIGLGPLASTVGGLIGGTLSDRFGRKTVMIISLFGMSLVFVGYSYTVHPVLLALLSIANGLCGSFFDPVSKALLADVTEKELRVRIFSLHYLSINVGHAIGPLIGAGAGLSGGVSPFLITAIVYFLYPIVLLGMLNRFGVKRIETEETGRVALFASLRVLTRDRALKWLVLGGVLSMTVHGQMSVTLSQHLEQSMPNAVWLFSVLLSVNSLVVIIGQVPLGRWVEKKEPLTGVLGGSILLAVGEVGFAFSSGWAAYMLSMILFTIGEVLLVPSEYALIDRITPEGMRGTYYGGVTLSNLGNFLGPWVGSMVLGAFGGTAMFLMYGLIALVGIFFYRRGLLAYHTKTEKGSVGLG; translated from the coding sequence TTGAAAGATTTTCGCAGATTCCATCCGATTGCCTGGGCGGTTTTGATCGGAACCGTTTTTGTCACCATCGCCAAGACGATGAGCGTTCCGTTTCTGGCCATCTATCTGTCGCAACAAACGGATTTGAGTCCGGGGATGATCGGCATGGTGATCGGTCTGGGGCCATTGGCGAGTACTGTTGGCGGACTGATCGGCGGAACGCTCTCGGATCGGTTCGGCAGAAAAACGGTGATGATCATCTCCCTGTTTGGGATGTCGCTGGTTTTCGTCGGCTACAGCTATACCGTCCATCCGGTGTTGCTGGCACTGCTTTCAATTGCCAACGGATTGTGCGGATCGTTTTTTGATCCCGTATCCAAAGCGCTGTTGGCAGACGTAACGGAAAAGGAACTGAGGGTACGAATTTTTTCTCTCCACTACTTGTCCATCAATGTGGGGCATGCGATTGGTCCGTTGATTGGCGCGGGTGCGGGTTTGTCGGGTGGTGTCTCCCCGTTTTTGATCACCGCGATTGTATACTTCCTTTATCCAATCGTGCTGCTGGGGATGTTGAATCGGTTCGGTGTCAAAAGAATTGAGACAGAAGAAACGGGGCGTGTGGCACTCTTCGCGTCACTTCGAGTGCTGACGAGGGATCGGGCGTTGAAATGGTTGGTCTTGGGTGGTGTGTTGAGCATGACGGTACATGGACAAATGTCTGTTACGCTCTCTCAGCACCTGGAGCAAAGCATGCCCAACGCTGTTTGGTTGTTCTCCGTTTTGCTCAGCGTCAACTCGTTGGTGGTCATTATCGGACAGGTCCCGCTCGGTCGGTGGGTGGAAAAAAAGGAGCCGTTGACCGGCGTATTGGGAGGGAGCATCCTGCTCGCAGTCGGAGAGGTTGGATTTGCTTTTTCCTCCGGCTGGGCCGCGTATATGTTGTCCATGATTCTCTTTACCATCGGAGAGGTTTTGCTGGTTCCCTCCGAGTATGCATTGATTGACCGGATCACACCAGAAGGGATGAGGGGCACCTATTACGGCGGGGTCACCTTGTCCAACCTCGGCAATTTTCTCGGACCATGGGTAGGGAGCATGGTGCTCGGTGCTTTTGGTGGGACGGCGATGTTTCTGATGTACGGGTTGATCGCACTCGTTGGGATCTTTTTTTATCGTCGGGGGTTGCTGGCTTATCACACGAAAACGGAGAAAGGATCGGTTGGGTTGGGGTGA
- a CDS encoding phosphoenolpyruvate synthase codes for MKSHILFFEQVDRSSLRYVGGKGANLGELSKAGFPVPGGFCVTTYAYQDFIATSPEMDTLLNELNELDPNDLTQLRKLGERIRTHLQQLEIPARLRNEIIHAWETVGKEHAYAVRSSATAEDLPTASFAGQQDTYLNIRGQDELLRHIRKCWASLFTDRAISYRAKNGFDHRQVYLSVVVQRMVNPEISGILFTADPVNGNRQVVSIDASFGLGEAIVSGMVSADLYKVKAGKIIHKNISEKKIAIYSLPEGGTVKKDLPPDQQTKHALTDSQILRLAELGKRIEKHFGSPQDIEFCIENGKIFVVQSRPITSLYPLPDISQEPLRVMFSFGHVQMMTDAMKPLGLSVLRTIFPKTVFLEAGGRLFVDPTEVLRTKPGRKILPKAFHHLVDEAFSRAISEVIQRPEFLRVPPKPGFMKSARRFMAPIIKEVWKNLWKRDPKLAKSKVESYIQKKWTEVREDLQGVSGAERLEAVQRQLGHLGKDVLQNLFPYVICFPISFLLLKKTLIRWMGDDKELYQLNKSLPGNITSEMGLQIGDLADLVRELPEVEEYLKHAKDQTFHEGLLNVHGGERFQRAFDDFIAKYGHRCPGEIDLTRPRWREAPTQLVPAILGHMRSVKPKEHRQKFILGEQEALEAARRMMDHAGRSGLKSKWLQRLIEVYRHMGGIREHPKYLLTLILDECKKAIVAEAEELVKKGVLHQTEDVFFLTLDELIQLSKGEFQQNASSLVAERKEEYQWHQTLKPPRVMTSEGEIVTGSPRKDEFPEGALVGTPASAGVIEGKARIVLKPENAHLNEGEILIAPHTDPGWTPLFQSAKALVTEVGGLMTHGSVVAREYGIPAVVGVDDATKKIKDGQMIRVDGNQGFVEILRDKNE; via the coding sequence ATGAAATCGCATATATTATTTTTTGAACAAGTGGATCGTTCCAGTCTCCGGTATGTGGGTGGAAAAGGGGCCAACCTGGGTGAACTGAGTAAGGCGGGATTTCCGGTACCAGGTGGATTTTGTGTGACGACATACGCATATCAAGACTTTATCGCCACCAGTCCCGAAATGGATACTCTGTTGAATGAACTCAATGAATTGGACCCGAATGATTTAACTCAATTGCGGAAGTTGGGAGAGCGTATTCGCACTCATTTGCAGCAACTGGAGATACCGGCTCGGTTGAGAAATGAAATCATTCATGCCTGGGAAACGGTCGGGAAAGAGCACGCTTATGCCGTCCGTTCCAGTGCAACGGCTGAGGATTTGCCCACCGCTTCATTTGCCGGACAGCAGGATACTTATTTGAACATCAGGGGACAGGATGAACTGCTTCGACATATTCGCAAATGTTGGGCGTCTTTGTTTACAGACCGTGCGATTTCCTATCGGGCAAAAAATGGGTTCGATCATCGGCAGGTCTATCTGTCTGTCGTGGTTCAACGGATGGTGAACCCGGAAATCTCCGGTATTTTGTTTACCGCCGATCCTGTGAACGGGAATCGCCAGGTAGTTTCCATTGACGCCAGTTTCGGATTGGGAGAAGCCATTGTATCCGGTATGGTGTCGGCGGATTTATACAAAGTGAAAGCCGGTAAAATCATTCACAAGAACATATCGGAAAAGAAAATCGCGATTTATTCGCTGCCTGAAGGAGGGACAGTGAAAAAAGACCTGCCTCCGGATCAACAAACCAAACATGCCCTGACGGACAGCCAAATTTTGCGTTTGGCCGAGCTGGGAAAAAGAATCGAGAAGCATTTTGGTTCTCCACAAGATATTGAGTTTTGTATTGAAAACGGAAAAATCTTCGTTGTGCAAAGCCGGCCGATCACGTCGCTGTATCCTCTGCCCGACATTTCGCAAGAACCGCTTCGTGTCATGTTCTCATTCGGCCATGTGCAAATGATGACAGATGCCATGAAACCGCTGGGGCTTTCGGTCTTACGAACCATTTTTCCGAAAACGGTTTTTTTGGAAGCGGGAGGACGCCTTTTTGTTGATCCCACGGAAGTGCTTCGTACCAAGCCGGGAAGAAAAATACTGCCGAAAGCCTTTCATCATTTGGTTGATGAAGCGTTCAGCCGTGCCATCAGTGAAGTCATTCAACGGCCTGAGTTTCTCCGGGTTCCTCCTAAACCGGGTTTCATGAAGTCAGCACGTCGGTTCATGGCTCCCATCATCAAAGAGGTGTGGAAAAATCTCTGGAAGCGTGACCCGAAATTGGCGAAAAGCAAGGTTGAAAGCTATATACAGAAAAAGTGGACAGAGGTTCGTGAAGATTTGCAGGGTGTAAGTGGGGCCGAACGCCTGGAAGCCGTTCAACGGCAATTAGGCCATTTGGGAAAGGATGTGTTGCAGAACCTCTTTCCATACGTCATCTGTTTCCCGATCTCATTCCTCTTGTTAAAGAAAACACTGATTCGTTGGATGGGCGATGACAAAGAACTGTATCAGCTAAACAAATCCCTCCCTGGAAATATCACCAGCGAAATGGGTTTGCAGATCGGCGATTTGGCCGATCTGGTCCGGGAACTGCCTGAAGTGGAAGAGTATCTGAAACATGCGAAGGACCAGACCTTCCATGAAGGGCTCTTAAACGTTCATGGGGGAGAGCGGTTTCAACGCGCCTTCGACGATTTTATCGCAAAATACGGACATCGATGCCCGGGCGAAATTGACCTGACAAGGCCTCGCTGGCGTGAAGCGCCGACCCAGTTGGTTCCTGCCATCCTGGGACACATGCGCAGTGTGAAGCCAAAGGAGCATCGACAAAAGTTCATTCTCGGAGAACAGGAAGCCCTGGAAGCTGCACGGCGGATGATGGATCATGCGGGACGCAGCGGTTTGAAATCCAAATGGCTCCAACGTCTGATCGAGGTATACCGCCATATGGGCGGGATTCGGGAGCATCCCAAATATCTGCTGACATTGATTTTGGATGAATGCAAAAAAGCCATTGTGGCTGAAGCTGAAGAACTGGTCAAGAAAGGGGTTCTGCATCAAACAGAAGATGTGTTTTTCTTGACTCTAGACGAGTTGATTCAACTCTCAAAAGGGGAGTTTCAACAAAATGCCTCCTCACTTGTTGCTGAACGCAAAGAGGAATATCAATGGCACCAAACATTGAAACCCCCTCGGGTAATGACGAGTGAAGGAGAGATTGTAACAGGTTCCCCCAGAAAAGATGAATTCCCCGAAGGGGCGCTTGTCGGGACACCGGCTTCCGCCGGAGTGATTGAAGGTAAGGCTCGTATTGTCCTGAAACCGGAAAATGCTCACCTCAATGAAGGGGAAATTCTCATAGCTCCTCATACGGATCCCGGTTGGACTCCGTTATTCCAATCAGCAAAAGCATTGGTTACAGAGGTGGGAGGCCTCATGACTCACGGTTCGGTGGTAGCCCGTGAATATGGAATTCCCGCCGTGGTGGGAGTGGATGATGCCACGAAGAAAATCAAAGACGGGCAAATGATTCGTGTAGATGGAAACCAGGGTTTTGTGGAGATTTTGCGTGACAAAAATGAGTAA